In Herbaspirillum seropedicae, a single window of DNA contains:
- a CDS encoding YDG domain-containing protein, producing the protein MRGHASLNRIYRLVWSHVHQAWVVVSEVSRGQGKRANRKVIAAALLVSPLLAQAAPVGGQVTAGAGSISQSGNTTTITQSSQNLSVNWQSFNTASHETVNFIQPSASAIAVNRIYDTNPTRFFGQLNANGQVYLINPNGVLFGAGSQVNVGGLVASTLDMSDASLAAAARNFSGSGTGSIINQGDISVANGGYVAFIGNTVSNQGNITAPAGTVALAAGNDVTLTFANASLVKLQVNQNTLNNLSENGGLILADGGAVLMSAGAKDAVLASVVNNTGIIEARSVQNVNGRIVLDGGNLATVSNSGTLDASGKNAGQTGGTVKVLGKEVTLASGSNIDISGDAGGGSAFVGGNFLGAGPEQNALNTTVAAGATINADALSNGNGGNVAIWSDGNTSFNGSITARGGKDGGNGGQVETSGEHLTVGKPAFVNTLAPKGKVGSWLLDPQDMRIYYDQDPNSHGDISGAQITAALQYSDVTIKTGPTVSCTNVSGCGAGTSGNGDINLVDGVLIGGMNWTTGTTLTLSAYRDINLGYATFIDATGGNGNVVLRADNTGTGTGSVKFDANALGVQGNNGYTKIYYNPDDYLHPTDFSLFVTMTGSGQFNAYMAINLTAGIVSKTYDGTTTATLSGAVNPISTPAGVTINTSGAIATFNDRFAGTNKAVTISGVTLGGSEAGKYFLNGLDSKTATINKANLTLNGGLTANDKTYNGTTTATISGTASVAALGSDSVSVSLSSANFSDKNVGTNKAVTATYVLTGSDSGNYNLIQPTGLTANINKANVTVTGATANSKTYDGTTTATVSGATVAAFGSDVVSLALSSANFSDKNAASNKGVTATYTLTGTDANNYNLIQPTGLTATINKANLTVGGISAADKTYDTTTAATLTGTASVVALGSDVVSVSGTGVGTFSNKNAGSNKVVTVSGYTLGGADAGNYNIVQPTGVTATINKANLNVSGITANNKTYDATTVATLAGTASVTALGSDVVSVTGSGVGSFANKNAGNAKAVTVSGYSLTGSDAGNYNIVQPTGLVATISKANLAVGGISASDKTYDATTTATLTGVASVAALGSDVVSVSGGVGTFSDKNAGSNKAVTVTGYTLGGADAGNYNVIQPTGLTATINKASLTVGGLSAADKTYDTTTVATLTGTATVAALGSDVVSLTGTGVGAFANKNAGANKAVLVSGYSLTGSDASNYNIVQPSGLSATINKADLHVTGISAADKTYDATTAATLSGTASVSALGSDVVALGGAGVGNFSNKNAGSNKAVTVTGYTLTGTDAGNYNVVQPTGLTASISKANLTAGSVSVNNKVYDGTTAATVSGTASVTALGSDSVSVIAGGVFSDKNVGNGKTVTVTYTLSGTDAGNYNVIQPAAQTANITPASLTVSGITANDKPFDGTTTASVNAAGAILTGKVAGDVVTVAATGVFSDPAVGNGKLVNLSSTYGGADVGNYTITDQATTTASITSALPPAAPSASVPAPVRNVLAQVQSSVLPPQAASQPQSLDLSSTLTVRAEGREGQQSDGSANDAPRRANTIELGGANVGGAGPVLQIRNGGTQLPDNAFRTTE; encoded by the coding sequence ATGCGTGGTCACGCCTCACTCAACAGAATCTATCGGCTCGTCTGGAGCCATGTGCATCAGGCCTGGGTCGTCGTCTCCGAGGTCTCGCGAGGCCAGGGCAAACGCGCCAACCGCAAGGTGATCGCGGCTGCGCTGCTGGTCTCTCCCTTGCTGGCGCAGGCCGCTCCCGTGGGCGGACAGGTGACCGCAGGCGCGGGTAGCATCAGCCAGTCCGGTAACACGACGACCATTACACAGTCCAGCCAGAACCTGTCGGTGAACTGGCAATCATTCAATACCGCCAGCCATGAGACGGTGAATTTCATTCAGCCCTCGGCTAGCGCCATTGCGGTCAACCGGATATACGATACCAATCCGACACGCTTTTTCGGCCAGCTCAATGCCAACGGTCAGGTGTATCTGATCAACCCCAACGGCGTATTGTTCGGCGCCGGTTCTCAGGTCAATGTCGGCGGCCTGGTGGCCTCGACCCTGGACATGAGCGATGCCAGCCTGGCCGCCGCCGCACGTAATTTCAGCGGCAGCGGGACCGGCAGCATCATCAACCAGGGCGACATCAGCGTTGCCAACGGCGGCTACGTGGCCTTCATCGGCAATACGGTGAGTAACCAGGGAAACATTACCGCCCCCGCCGGCACGGTCGCGCTGGCCGCCGGCAATGATGTCACGCTCACCTTTGCCAATGCCAGCCTGGTGAAACTGCAAGTCAACCAGAACACCCTCAACAATCTGTCCGAAAATGGCGGCCTCATTCTCGCCGATGGCGGGGCCGTGCTGATGTCGGCCGGCGCCAAGGACGCCGTGCTGGCCAGCGTGGTCAACAATACCGGCATCATCGAAGCGCGCAGCGTGCAGAACGTCAACGGCCGCATCGTGCTGGATGGCGGTAACCTTGCCACCGTCAGCAATAGCGGCACGCTTGACGCGTCCGGAAAGAATGCCGGCCAAACCGGTGGTACGGTGAAGGTGCTCGGCAAGGAGGTCACACTGGCGTCGGGCAGCAACATCGATATTTCCGGTGACGCCGGAGGCGGCAGCGCCTTCGTAGGCGGCAATTTCCTGGGGGCAGGGCCTGAGCAGAATGCGCTGAACACTACCGTGGCTGCAGGCGCCACCATCAATGCCGATGCCCTTTCCAATGGTAATGGTGGCAACGTCGCGATCTGGTCAGATGGAAACACTTCCTTTAATGGCAGCATCACCGCGCGCGGCGGCAAGGATGGCGGAAACGGCGGGCAGGTCGAGACGTCCGGGGAGCATCTGACGGTCGGCAAGCCGGCCTTCGTCAATACGCTCGCACCGAAGGGGAAGGTCGGCAGCTGGTTGCTGGATCCCCAGGACATGAGGATCTACTACGATCAGGATCCCAATTCGCACGGAGATATTTCCGGGGCGCAGATCACGGCGGCATTGCAATACTCTGATGTGACGATCAAGACCGGCCCCACCGTCAGCTGCACCAACGTATCAGGCTGCGGCGCAGGAACCTCGGGCAATGGCGATATCAATCTGGTCGATGGTGTATTGATCGGCGGTATGAATTGGACAACGGGTACCACGCTGACCCTCAGCGCCTATCGTGACATCAATTTGGGTTATGCCACCTTCATCGATGCTACTGGCGGCAATGGCAACGTTGTCCTGCGTGCCGATAACACCGGAACCGGCACAGGCAGCGTCAAGTTCGATGCCAATGCGCTGGGCGTGCAGGGCAATAACGGTTATACCAAGATCTACTACAACCCGGATGATTACCTCCACCCCACTGACTTCAGTCTCTTTGTCACGATGACTGGATCGGGCCAATTCAACGCCTACATGGCCATCAACCTCACTGCGGGTATTGTGAGCAAGACCTATGATGGGACCACCACGGCCACCCTGAGCGGTGCTGTCAACCCCATCAGTACCCCGGCCGGGGTGACGATCAATACGTCCGGCGCCATCGCCACGTTCAATGACAGGTTCGCCGGGACGAACAAGGCGGTGACCATCAGTGGTGTCACCCTGGGTGGTTCGGAAGCGGGCAAGTACTTCCTCAATGGACTCGACTCCAAGACGGCGACGATCAACAAAGCCAACCTGACCCTCAATGGCGGCCTGACGGCCAACGACAAGACCTACAACGGCACGACAACCGCCACGATCTCAGGAACGGCTTCGGTAGCGGCGCTGGGCAGTGATTCGGTGTCGGTGTCGTTGAGCAGCGCCAATTTCAGCGACAAGAACGTCGGCACCAACAAGGCGGTAACGGCCACGTATGTCTTGACTGGCTCGGATTCCGGCAACTACAACCTGATCCAGCCAACCGGACTGACGGCCAACATCAACAAGGCCAACGTGACCGTCACAGGCGCGACCGCCAACAGCAAGACCTATGACGGCACCACGACGGCGACGGTGTCCGGCGCGACGGTGGCCGCCTTCGGCAGCGACGTGGTTTCCCTCGCCTTGAGCAGCGCCAATTTCAGCGACAAGAATGCTGCAAGCAACAAGGGCGTGACGGCGACGTATACCCTCACCGGTACGGACGCCAACAACTACAACCTGATCCAGCCGACCGGGCTCACGGCCACGATCAACAAGGCCAACCTGACCGTGGGCGGCATCAGCGCCGCCGACAAGACCTACGACACCACGACAGCGGCCACGCTGACCGGCACGGCCAGTGTCGTGGCGCTGGGCAGCGATGTGGTCTCGGTGAGCGGCACCGGCGTGGGTACGTTCAGCAACAAGAACGCAGGCAGCAACAAGGTCGTCACGGTAAGCGGCTACACGCTGGGCGGCGCCGACGCTGGCAACTACAACATCGTCCAGCCGACCGGCGTGACCGCGACGATCAACAAGGCCAACCTGAACGTGTCCGGTATCACCGCCAACAACAAGACCTACGATGCCACCACGGTCGCCACGCTCGCCGGCACGGCCAGCGTGACGGCACTGGGCAGCGATGTGGTCTCGGTGACCGGCTCCGGCGTGGGCAGCTTCGCCAACAAGAATGCCGGCAATGCCAAGGCCGTCACGGTGAGCGGCTACTCGCTCACCGGCAGCGACGCGGGCAACTACAACATCGTCCAGCCGACCGGGCTGGTGGCCACGATCAGCAAGGCCAACCTGGCCGTGGGCGGTATCAGCGCCAGCGACAAGACCTACGATGCCACCACCACCGCCACCCTCACCGGCGTCGCCAGTGTCGCCGCGCTGGGTAGTGATGTGGTCTCGGTCTCTGGCGGGGTGGGTACGTTCAGCGACAAGAATGCGGGCAGCAACAAGGCCGTCACGGTGACCGGCTACACGCTGGGCGGCGCCGACGCCGGCAACTACAACGTCATCCAGCCGACCGGGCTGACCGCCACCATCAACAAGGCCAGCCTGACCGTAGGCGGCCTCAGCGCCGCCGACAAGACCTACGACACCACGACGGTCGCTACCCTGACTGGCACGGCTACCGTGGCGGCGCTGGGCAGCGACGTGGTGTCATTGACCGGTACCGGGGTAGGGGCCTTCGCCAACAAGAATGCCGGCGCCAACAAGGCCGTGCTGGTGAGCGGCTACTCCCTCACGGGCAGCGACGCCAGCAACTACAACATCGTCCAGCCGAGCGGACTGAGCGCCACGATCAACAAGGCCGACCTCCATGTGACCGGCATCAGCGCGGCCGACAAGACCTATGACGCCACCACAGCCGCTACCCTCAGCGGCACCGCCAGCGTCTCGGCGCTGGGCAGCGATGTGGTTGCGCTGGGTGGCGCGGGGGTGGGCAACTTCAGCAACAAGAACGCCGGCAGCAACAAGGCCGTCACGGTAACGGGCTATACGCTCACCGGTACCGATGCCGGCAACTACAACGTCGTCCAGCCGACCGGACTGACCGCCTCGATCAGCAAGGCGAACCTGACTGCAGGCAGCGTGAGCGTCAATAACAAGGTCTATGACGGCACCACTGCCGCCACGGTATCTGGCACCGCCAGCGTGACGGCCCTGGGAAGCGACTCGGTGTCGGTGATCGCCGGCGGCGTCTTCAGTGACAAGAATGTCGGCAACGGCAAGACAGTGACGGTGACCTATACCCTCAGCGGTACCGATGCCGGCAACTACAATGTGATCCAGCCTGCGGCGCAGACCGCAAACATCACGCCGGCCTCGCTGACCGTGAGCGGCATCACCGCAAATGACAAGCCCTTCGACGGCACCACCACTGCCAGCGTCAATGCGGCAGGCGCGATCCTGACCGGAAAAGTGGCAGGAGATGTGGTGACGGTGGCTGCCACCGGCGTCTTCAGCGACCCAGCCGTAGGCAACGGCAAGCTGGTCAACCTGAGCAGCACCTATGGCGGCGCCGATGTGGGCAACTACACCATCACGGACCAGGCCACCACCACTGCCAGCATTACCAGCGCGCTTCCACCCGCGGCCCCAAGCGCCAGCGTGCCCGCACCAGTGCGCAATGTGCTAGCGCAGGTCCAGTCATCGGTGCTGCCGCCGCAGGCCGCGTCCCAGCCACAGTCGCTGGACCTGTCCTCCACGCTGACGGTCAGGGCGGAGGGGCGTGAGGGACAACAAAGCGATGGCTCCGCCAACGATGCGCCCAGAAGAGCCAACACCATAGAGCTCGGCGGCGCCAATGTCGGCGGCGCGGGCCCGGTCTTGCAAATCCGTAATGGCGGTACGCAATTGCCCGACAACGCATTCAGAACAACAGAATAA
- a CDS encoding porin, with amino-acid sequence MKKSLLALAVLGAFAGAAHAQSSSITIYGAIDASLTYTNKIATDGKNTGSLTAVESGLVKGSRLGIKGSEDLGGGLKAVFTLENGFNVDTGEAGQGKLMWGRQTTVGLSGNFGTVLVGRQNDPLNDIGGIASAGGFGVPGTVHSKGLDRTDGQRLNNSIRYNSPNFNGLSFSGIYGFGEQVGRAVGGRSIGLGSQYVNGPLSLGLGYFQSKMGGGSDGSSDVNAKAACNGAGEKDHAGDTCLKTWTLAAAYQFGPAKVYGAFSHVRLPLAKLHTKVRKDNNFGAMYDAKTGTGYNPSDATAFSIGGANHKSSQTFDIGMSYQLMPSLTLMSAVQHTRAKFVGAASGRLLQLNLGAKYDLSKRTSAYALVRNLRSSDMYNVGLSKDQEPGIDRSQTAISTGLIHTF; translated from the coding sequence ATGAAAAAGTCCCTCCTGGCACTGGCCGTCCTGGGTGCATTCGCCGGCGCGGCCCATGCGCAAAGCAGTAGCATCACCATCTATGGTGCGATCGATGCCAGCCTGACCTATACCAACAAGATCGCGACTGATGGCAAGAACACCGGCAGCCTGACCGCTGTGGAGTCCGGCCTGGTGAAGGGTTCGCGACTGGGCATCAAGGGTAGCGAAGACCTGGGCGGCGGCCTCAAGGCAGTCTTCACGCTGGAAAACGGCTTCAACGTCGATACGGGCGAAGCGGGCCAAGGAAAATTGATGTGGGGCCGCCAGACGACCGTGGGTCTGAGCGGCAACTTCGGCACCGTGCTGGTCGGCCGCCAGAACGATCCGCTCAACGACATCGGCGGCATTGCCTCGGCGGGCGGCTTCGGGGTCCCCGGCACTGTCCATTCAAAAGGCCTGGATCGCACCGACGGTCAGCGCCTCAACAATTCCATCCGCTACAACTCGCCCAACTTCAATGGCCTGAGCTTCAGCGGCATCTATGGCTTTGGCGAACAGGTCGGCAGGGCCGTCGGTGGTCGATCCATCGGCCTGGGCAGTCAGTACGTCAACGGTCCATTGAGCCTGGGCTTGGGTTACTTCCAGAGCAAGATGGGCGGTGGCAGCGATGGCTCCAGTGATGTCAACGCCAAAGCGGCTTGCAACGGCGCTGGCGAGAAGGACCACGCTGGCGATACCTGCCTGAAGACCTGGACACTGGCGGCGGCTTACCAGTTCGGCCCGGCCAAGGTCTATGGTGCGTTCTCGCACGTCAGATTGCCGCTGGCCAAGCTGCATACGAAGGTTCGTAAGGACAACAATTTTGGGGCCATGTACGACGCGAAGACCGGAACCGGCTACAACCCGAGCGACGCTACTGCATTCTCCATCGGCGGAGCCAACCACAAGTCCAGCCAGACCTTCGACATCGGCATGAGCTACCAACTGATGCCTAGCCTCACCCTGATGAGCGCCGTGCAGCATACGCGCGCCAAGTTTGTCGGTGCTGCCAGTGGCCGCCTGCTGCAACTGAACCTGGGCGCCAAGTACGACCTGTCCAAGCGCACCAGCGCCTACGCCCTCGTGCGCAACCTGCGATCGTCCGACATGTACAACGTCGGCCTGAGCAAGGACCAGGAGCCTGGCATCGATCGCAGCCAGACTGCCATCAGCACTGGCCTCATCCACACCTTCTGA
- a CDS encoding tetratricopeptide repeat protein, which translates to MNSKHMVRLAAIAAAATLSYAAPAASAPRDLGAELTTANKALAAKDYSRAYALFARHAANNPLAQFSLGLFEREGWGRTSNPVAACNWFEKAAHSNIPAAQQFLGDCLAKGIGREVDGKAAESWYRKAAASGIAYALCSAGELYIEGKTLEKDVDRGLALCLAAAQADSAPAMLRLADYYRDGKDVPQNLVAARYWYEQAAQRHQHEAQYRLGIMMSEGHGGDVDIPSALFWLEHAAMEGYRPAYLPVAILYANASPDPKTGMLSPENLAKVYMWNSAAKARTTNAVQLAEIERIEKMVLAVMPPQWQPDLDRKVAEHLAKDGAL; encoded by the coding sequence ATGAACAGCAAACACATGGTCCGCCTGGCAGCGATAGCGGCTGCGGCGACGTTGTCTTATGCGGCGCCGGCCGCCTCTGCTCCTCGTGATCTTGGTGCGGAGCTGACGACGGCCAACAAGGCCTTGGCAGCGAAAGATTATTCCCGGGCGTACGCCCTGTTTGCGCGGCATGCCGCCAACAATCCGCTGGCGCAATTCAGCCTGGGCTTGTTCGAGCGCGAAGGATGGGGACGTACGTCCAATCCTGTCGCGGCGTGCAACTGGTTTGAGAAAGCTGCACACAGCAATATCCCGGCAGCCCAACAGTTCCTTGGCGATTGCCTGGCCAAAGGCATAGGACGCGAGGTGGATGGCAAGGCCGCCGAGTCCTGGTACAGGAAGGCTGCCGCATCCGGGATCGCTTACGCGCTGTGTTCGGCGGGCGAACTCTATATCGAAGGAAAGACGCTGGAGAAGGATGTCGACCGTGGCCTGGCGCTTTGCCTCGCCGCGGCGCAGGCCGATTCTGCTCCTGCCATGCTCAGGCTCGCTGACTACTACCGCGACGGCAAGGATGTGCCACAGAACCTGGTCGCGGCGAGGTACTGGTATGAGCAAGCGGCGCAACGTCATCAACATGAAGCGCAATACCGTCTGGGCATCATGATGAGCGAGGGCCACGGTGGCGATGTCGATATCCCGTCCGCCCTGTTCTGGCTGGAGCACGCGGCCATGGAGGGCTACCGCCCTGCCTACCTGCCGGTGGCCATCCTGTACGCCAATGCCAGCCCGGATCCGAAGACAGGAATGCTGTCGCCGGAAAACCTGGCGAAGGTCTACATGTGGAACAGCGCGGCAAAAGCCCGCACCACCAACGCAGTTCAGCTGGCCGAGATAGAACGCATCGAAAAGATGGTGTTGGCGGTCATGCCACCCCAGTGGCAACCGGATCTGGATCGCAAGGTGGCAGAACATCTTGCGAAGGATGGCGCCCTGTAA
- the groL gene encoding chaperonin GroEL (60 kDa chaperone family; promotes refolding of misfolded polypeptides especially under stressful conditions; forms two stacked rings of heptamers to form a barrel-shaped 14mer; ends can be capped by GroES; misfolded proteins enter the barrel where they are refolded when GroES binds) yields the protein MAAKQVIFGDEARAKVVNGVNILANAVKVTLGPKGRNVVLERSFGAPTVTKDGVSVAKEIELKDKLENMGAQLVKEVASKTSDNAGDGTTTATVLAQAIVREGFKYVAAGFNPTDLKRGIDKAVTAIVGEVKNLAKPTTTSKEIAQVGSISANSDADIGDIIAKAMEKVGKEGVITVEDGKSLENELDIVEGMQFDRGYLSPYFINNQEKQIVALDNPFILLFDKKISNIRDLLPVLEQVAKAGRPLLIVAEDVEGEALATLVVNNIRGILKTAAVKAPGFGDRRKAMLEDIAILTGGQVIAEEVGLTLEKATLAELGQAKRVEIGKENTTIIDGNGEAAGIEARVAMIRTQIGEATSDYDREKLQERVAKLAGGVALIKVGAATEVEMKEKKARVEDALHATRAAVEEGVVPGGGVALLRARANVKDLKGDNPDQEAGIKIVLRAIEEPLRQIVFNAGDEPSVVVNKVLEGSGNFGYNASNGTYGDLVELGVLDPAKVTRSALQNAASVASLILTTDALVAEVAEDKPAGMPGGMGGMGGMGGMDGMM from the coding sequence ATGGCAGCAAAGCAAGTTATTTTCGGCGATGAAGCACGCGCCAAGGTCGTCAACGGCGTCAACATCCTGGCCAACGCAGTCAAGGTCACCCTGGGTCCCAAGGGCCGCAACGTCGTGCTGGAGCGTAGCTTCGGCGCCCCGACCGTGACCAAGGACGGCGTGTCCGTCGCCAAGGAAATCGAACTGAAGGACAAGCTGGAAAACATGGGCGCCCAGCTGGTCAAGGAAGTCGCTTCCAAGACCTCCGACAACGCCGGTGACGGTACCACCACCGCTACCGTGCTGGCCCAAGCCATCGTGCGCGAAGGCTTCAAGTACGTCGCCGCCGGCTTCAACCCGACCGACCTGAAGCGCGGTATCGACAAGGCCGTCACCGCCATCGTCGGTGAAGTCAAGAACCTGGCCAAGCCCACCACCACCTCCAAGGAAATCGCTCAAGTCGGCTCGATCTCGGCCAACTCCGACGCGGACATCGGCGACATCATCGCCAAGGCCATGGAAAAGGTCGGCAAGGAAGGCGTCATCACCGTGGAAGACGGCAAGTCGCTGGAAAACGAGCTGGACATCGTCGAAGGTATGCAATTCGACCGCGGCTACCTGTCGCCGTACTTCATCAACAACCAAGAGAAGCAGATCGTCGCTCTGGACAATCCCTTCATCCTGCTGTTCGACAAGAAGATCTCCAACATCCGTGACCTGCTGCCGGTGCTGGAACAAGTCGCCAAGGCTGGTCGTCCGCTGCTGATCGTGGCTGAAGACGTCGAAGGCGAAGCCCTGGCTACCCTGGTGGTCAACAACATCCGTGGCATCCTGAAGACCGCTGCCGTCAAGGCCCCTGGCTTCGGCGACCGCCGCAAGGCCATGCTGGAAGACATCGCCATCCTGACCGGCGGCCAAGTGATCGCCGAAGAAGTCGGCCTGACCCTGGAAAAGGCTACCCTGGCTGAACTGGGCCAAGCCAAGCGCGTTGAAATCGGCAAGGAAAACACCACCATCATCGACGGCAACGGCGAAGCCGCTGGCATCGAGGCACGCGTGGCCATGATCCGTACCCAGATCGGCGAAGCGACCTCCGACTACGACCGTGAAAAGCTGCAAGAGCGCGTGGCCAAGCTGGCTGGCGGTGTTGCACTGATCAAGGTTGGCGCTGCCACCGAAGTCGAAATGAAGGAAAAGAAGGCCCGCGTCGAAGACGCCCTGCACGCTACCCGCGCTGCTGTTGAAGAAGGCGTCGTGCCTGGCGGTGGCGTGGCCCTGCTGCGCGCTCGCGCCAACGTCAAGGACCTGAAGGGCGACAATCCTGACCAGGAAGCCGGTATCAAGATCGTGCTGCGCGCCATCGAAGAGCCGCTGCGCCAGATCGTCTTCAACGCCGGCGATGAGCCGTCGGTGGTGGTGAACAAGGTGCTGGAAGGTTCGGGCAACTTCGGCTACAACGCTTCCAACGGCACCTACGGTGACCTGGTGGAACTGGGCGTGCTGGATCCGGCCAAGGTGACCCGTTCGGCCCTGCAGAACGCTGCCTCCGTGGCCAGCCTGATCCTGACCACCGACGCCCTGGTGGCCGAAGTGGCGGAAGACAAGCCGGCCGGCATGCCTGGCGGCATGGGTGGTATGGGCGGCATGGGTGGCATGGACGGCATGATGTAA
- the groES gene encoding co-chaperone GroES → MNLRPLHDRVIVKRLDQETKTASGIVLPDAATEKPDQGEVLAVGNGKILEDGKVRPLSVKVGDRVLFGKYSGQAVKIDGQELLVMREEDLFAVVEK, encoded by the coding sequence ATGAATCTTCGCCCTTTGCACGATCGCGTTATCGTCAAGCGCCTCGACCAGGAAACCAAGACTGCTTCCGGTATCGTTCTGCCTGACGCAGCGACCGAAAAGCCGGACCAAGGCGAAGTCCTGGCCGTCGGCAATGGCAAGATCCTGGAAGATGGCAAGGTCCGCCCGCTGTCCGTGAAGGTTGGCGACCGCGTTCTGTTCGGCAAGTATTCCGGCCAGGCCGTGAAGATCGATGGCCAGGAACTGCTGGTCATGCGCGAAGAAGACCTGTTCGCCGTCGTCGAGAAGTAA
- a CDS encoding phage tail protein: MHYPFRKASALLALASGLMTAAWAPNSFACSDTPVLASVCIMAVPPSFGSFNRQYVLAAGQQLSINQYTALYSLIGITYGGNAQTTFNLPDLRGRVLVGANGTTFPAGATGGNTSINLSIAQLPPHNFVVAAIPVDLSRVTATTMLSGLSATTNLSGVTIAGTPSGLTIAASSTNGGVASPDGNYLGKPAAAAAAAYTSVAPNVTLNSASIGGQMSMTISNAATAPVSITSGGATTAIGGSATATGVTNTLGTGAAIPTMPPYLAMTYYIAAANGIYPSRD; this comes from the coding sequence ATGCATTATCCGTTCCGGAAAGCTTCCGCATTACTGGCATTGGCTTCAGGTCTGATGACTGCCGCATGGGCGCCAAACAGCTTCGCATGTTCTGACACGCCGGTGCTGGCCAGCGTCTGCATCATGGCAGTGCCGCCTTCCTTCGGCAGCTTCAATCGTCAGTATGTGCTGGCCGCAGGTCAGCAGTTGTCGATCAACCAGTACACCGCACTTTATTCGCTGATCGGTATCACCTACGGCGGAAATGCGCAGACCACCTTCAATCTTCCTGACCTGCGCGGCAGGGTCCTCGTCGGCGCCAATGGCACGACATTCCCGGCCGGCGCAACGGGTGGCAATACGTCGATCAACCTGAGCATTGCGCAACTGCCGCCCCACAACTTCGTCGTGGCCGCCATTCCTGTGGATCTCAGCAGGGTCACTGCCACCACCATGCTCAGCGGCCTGTCCGCGACCACCAATCTCTCCGGCGTGACCATCGCCGGTACGCCGAGCGGCTTGACGATCGCTGCTTCCTCGACCAATGGCGGCGTGGCTTCACCTGATGGCAACTACCTGGGCAAGCCAGCTGCTGCTGCGGCAGCAGCATACACGTCGGTAGCGCCGAACGTGACGCTCAATAGCGCCTCGATCGGCGGCCAGATGTCGATGACGATCAGCAATGCCGCCACTGCTCCGGTTTCCATTACCAGTGGAGGCGCCACGACCGCCATCGGTGGTTCTGCCACGGCCACCGGTGTCACCAATACCCTGGGCACGGGTGCCGCCATACCGACGATGCCTCCTTACCTGGCGATGACCTATTACATCGCTGCCGCAAACGGTATCTATCCTTCCCGCGATTGA